The following are encoded in a window of Flavobacterium psychrotrophum genomic DNA:
- a CDS encoding discoidin domain-containing protein, with amino-acid sequence MKKIIFLVVSLMAITLVNAQYASMAIVGNGVGGWPTGAAGEIDAHQMTSTDGIHWSINNLVTFNGSVKFRVANSWANNWGAPAGGAFPSGTGVFDSQTNITTPIGVYNVTFNSTTLAYNFSASSLYPIVSLIGPGVGTGPEDWNTDIDLGTTDGVHYSRNGVTINGAVKFRKNHDWPAGNWEPQTFPSGTAVSDGAGALAVANDIYNISFNLTTLEYAFNYRTIAIVGSGTPQGWPADPQTDTHVFTSVDGIHYVINSITLTSGAVKFRQDNNWNVQWGGDGGFPLGYGSQAGIDINIPAGTYSITLNRLTGAYSFGTPIGANVAPECTLIPAVSASASTGNAALATDGNAGSRWESTAAGAQSITLDLGTQTTVSAVSITWDNYSAKDYFLRGSADGTTWTNISEKTNMAYGARIDAIENIDTQYRYIKIDGVTPNTQYGYAIYEVNVCGTPIVPDSAKQILFIGNSYTYYNNLPTMVKNVAASVGDKIKASSYTVGGTSLEEHFQSTGTTGALQRGGWDYVVLQDHSQRPALDDAYVQTHTYAFAAQLADMARQYSPCTELFFYQTWGRKNGDAQNCPTIPEVCTYEGMDDRLQQRYTQMANDNQGTISPVGRVRRELRQLHPEIELYVEDESHPTLAGTYVSAVTFYTVLFRKDPTLITYNTSILGATVANQIKAVVKAIVYDNLAAWNVGAYDPSAAFTFQSAGNMVAFTNTSVNGQSYEWNFGDGATSTEQNPEHQFTGAGPYTVTLTVTNCSRQSTTTREITALSTTIFNRQNITAYPNPASNIWNITAANGAINSIQVVDISGKVVMNISPKGTTAIVDASQLSSGIYMAKISTGDAVQTIKLVKN; translated from the coding sequence ATGAAAAAAATTATTTTTTTGGTAGTATCTCTTATGGCCATAACGCTCGTAAATGCGCAGTATGCATCTATGGCCATAGTAGGTAACGGCGTAGGCGGATGGCCTACCGGTGCTGCGGGCGAAATTGACGCACACCAAATGACAAGTACCGATGGCATACATTGGAGTATCAACAACTTAGTAACCTTTAACGGTTCTGTAAAGTTCAGGGTGGCAAACTCATGGGCTAACAACTGGGGTGCCCCTGCCGGAGGTGCATTTCCATCGGGCACTGGTGTATTTGACAGCCAGACTAACATTACAACGCCTATTGGTGTTTACAATGTAACGTTTAACAGCACTACGCTGGCCTATAACTTTTCTGCATCTAGCCTCTACCCTATCGTCAGCCTTATAGGCCCCGGTGTAGGCACAGGCCCTGAAGACTGGAATACTGATATTGACCTTGGTACTACAGATGGTGTTCATTATTCACGCAACGGTGTTACCATTAACGGCGCCGTTAAATTCCGTAAAAACCACGACTGGCCTGCCGGAAACTGGGAACCACAAACATTCCCTTCTGGTACAGCCGTTTCTGATGGTGCCGGTGCGCTTGCTGTCGCAAACGATATATATAATATATCGTTTAACCTTACCACACTGGAGTATGCTTTTAATTACCGCACCATTGCCATAGTAGGCAGCGGCACACCACAAGGCTGGCCGGCAGACCCACAAACAGATACACACGTATTTACATCTGTAGATGGTATACATTATGTAATAAACAGCATTACCCTTACCAGCGGAGCGGTAAAATTCCGCCAGGATAATAACTGGAATGTACAGTGGGGCGGCGATGGCGGCTTTCCGTTAGGATACGGCTCACAAGCGGGCATTGATATCAATATTCCTGCCGGTACCTATAGCATAACCTTAAACAGGCTTACAGGCGCATACAGCTTTGGAACCCCGATTGGTGCTAATGTTGCCCCGGAATGCACCTTAATACCTGCTGTTTCGGCTTCAGCCTCTACCGGAAATGCTGCTCTTGCCACAGACGGAAATGCCGGATCCCGCTGGGAAAGTACTGCTGCCGGAGCACAAAGCATAACGCTCGACCTGGGCACACAAACTACGGTAAGTGCGGTATCTATAACATGGGATAACTATAGTGCTAAAGATTACTTTTTACGCGGATCTGCAGATGGTACTACATGGACCAACATTTCTGAAAAAACAAATATGGCATATGGCGCACGCATTGATGCCATAGAGAACATTGATACACAGTACCGATATATAAAAATAGATGGCGTTACTCCAAACACGCAATATGGGTATGCTATTTATGAAGTTAATGTATGTGGCACCCCTATTGTACCCGATAGTGCAAAACAGATATTGTTTATTGGTAACAGCTACACCTACTACAATAATTTACCTACTATGGTAAAAAATGTGGCAGCATCTGTAGGCGATAAAATTAAGGCATCAAGCTATACTGTGGGCGGTACAAGCCTGGAAGAGCATTTTCAGAGTACCGGAACCACAGGCGCATTACAGCGTGGCGGCTGGGATTATGTAGTACTACAGGACCACAGCCAGCGCCCGGCTCTTGACGATGCTTATGTGCAAACCCATACGTATGCTTTTGCTGCACAACTTGCCGATATGGCACGTCAATACAGCCCTTGTACTGAACTATTTTTTTACCAGACATGGGGTCGCAAGAATGGCGATGCACAAAACTGCCCTACTATTCCTGAAGTATGTACTTATGAGGGTATGGATGACCGTTTACAGCAACGTTATACCCAGATGGCTAATGATAACCAGGGCACCATCTCTCCGGTAGGACGTGTGCGCCGCGAATTAAGGCAGTTGCATCCTGAAATTGAATTGTATGTTGAAGATGAGAGTCACCCTACTTTAGCGGGTACTTATGTATCTGCGGTTACATTTTATACGGTTCTTTTCCGCAAAGACCCAACTTTAATTACATACAATACAAGCATATTAGGTGCAACTGTAGCTAACCAGATCAAGGCGGTTGTAAAAGCTATTGTATATGATAATCTTGCTGCATGGAATGTAGGCGCTTACGACCCGTCAGCAGCCTTTACTTTTCAGTCAGCTGGTAATATGGTTGCTTTTACAAATACATCTGTAAACGGGCAGTCTTATGAATGGAACTTTGGTGATGGTGCAACCTCAACAGAGCAAAATCCTGAGCACCAGTTTACAGGTGCAGGCCCTTATACTGTAACATTAACCGTTACTAACTGTAGCAGGCAGAGTACTACTACACGCGAAATAACAGCGCTAAGTACAACAATATTCAATCGTCAAAATATCACGGCCTACCCTAACCCTGCCAGCAACATATGGAACATTACTGCTGCAAATGGTGCTATAAACAGCATTCAGGTTGTAGACATAAGCGGTAAGGTAGTAATGAATATAAGCCCTAAAGGTACTACCGCAATTGTAGATGCCTCACAACTTAGTTCCGGTATTTATATGGCAAAAATTTCTACTGGCGATGCAGTGCAAACCATAAAGCTTGTAAAAAATTAA
- the fsa gene encoding fructose-6-phosphate aldolase, which yields MKFFIDTANLAQIKEAQELGVLDGVTTNPSLMAKEGISGKDNILKHYVDICELVDGDVSAEVIALDFEGMVREGEELAELHEQIVVKLPLTKEGIKACKYFSDRGIKTNVTLVFSAGQALLAAKAGATYVSPFIGRLDDISTDGLNLIEEIREIYDNYGYETEILAASVRHTMHIVNCAKIGADVITGPLSAIAGLLKHPLTDLGLAQFLADYAKGNQ from the coding sequence ATGAAATTTTTTATTGATACAGCAAACCTTGCACAGATTAAAGAAGCACAGGAACTTGGCGTTTTAGATGGCGTAACTACAAACCCGTCGCTTATGGCAAAAGAAGGCATTAGCGGTAAAGACAATATACTTAAGCATTACGTAGACATTTGCGAACTTGTGGATGGTGATGTAAGCGCCGAAGTTATTGCGCTTGACTTTGAGGGTATGGTACGCGAAGGCGAAGAACTGGCCGAACTTCATGAGCAGATCGTAGTAAAGCTTCCACTTACAAAAGAGGGTATTAAAGCGTGTAAATATTTTTCTGACAGGGGTATCAAAACCAATGTAACTCTTGTGTTCTCTGCCGGACAGGCACTACTTGCTGCTAAGGCAGGTGCTACTTATGTATCGCCATTTATAGGCCGTCTTGACGATATTTCTACAGACGGACTTAACCTTATCGAAGAGATTCGTGAAATCTATGACAACTATGGTTACGAAACTGAGATACTTGCTGCCTCTGTACGCCACACCATGCACATTGTAAACTGTGCTAAAATAGGTGCAGATGTTATTACTGGCCCGCTTAGCGCCATTGCCGGACTGCTTAAGCACCCGCTTACAGATCTTGGACTTGCGCAGTTTCTTGCGGATTATGCTAAAGGAAACCAGTAA
- a CDS encoding glutaminyl-peptide cyclotransferase: MKTHNLLAAIVLATTLTACKDDNETKNNLFAIDFDGIKGQYKPDESVPLGVVNVEKKQIDSVVYYLNDKKVGTAKGAEKLTAALKDTKLGYQTIKALVYYEGENAETTGQIEVISGTKAKILSYEIVNTYPHDVTSYTQGLEFYHDTLVEGTGQYGKSVLRKNNYKTGEAYKQIAIDGKYFGEGVTVFGDKIYQLTWKENTGFIYNAGNLNKIKDFQYFKPIQGWGLTHDDKHLYQSDGSEKIYKLDPETLKEVSYVNVYAESRKAKELNELEYVDGKIYANVYQTNTIVVVDPETGSVLGMLDMKDLLNKITKSPETDVLNGIAYNPKTKTFFITGKLWDKMFEIRIKE, encoded by the coding sequence ATGAAAACACATAACCTGTTAGCTGCCATAGTTTTGGCAACCACACTAACCGCTTGCAAAGACGATAACGAAACTAAAAATAATTTATTTGCCATAGATTTTGATGGTATAAAAGGCCAGTATAAGCCCGATGAAAGCGTTCCGCTAGGTGTGGTAAACGTCGAAAAAAAGCAAATAGACTCTGTTGTATATTATCTTAATGATAAGAAAGTGGGTACGGCAAAAGGCGCTGAAAAGCTTACTGCTGCTCTTAAAGACACTAAACTGGGCTACCAGACCATAAAGGCACTGGTTTATTATGAAGGTGAAAATGCCGAGACTACCGGACAGATAGAAGTGATTAGCGGTACAAAGGCTAAAATACTGAGCTACGAAATTGTAAATACCTATCCGCATGATGTTACTTCATACACCCAGGGACTGGAGTTTTACCACGATACGCTTGTAGAGGGTACAGGACAATACGGCAAATCTGTATTGCGCAAAAACAATTACAAAACAGGCGAGGCATACAAGCAGATAGCTATAGACGGCAAATATTTTGGCGAAGGCGTTACTGTTTTTGGTGATAAGATCTACCAGCTTACCTGGAAAGAAAACACCGGTTTTATATATAATGCCGGCAACCTGAACAAGATTAAGGATTTCCAGTACTTTAAACCTATTCAGGGCTGGGGGCTTACGCATGATGATAAACACCTGTACCAAAGTGATGGTTCTGAAAAGATATACAAACTGGATCCTGAAACACTTAAAGAGGTATCGTATGTAAATGTATATGCCGAAAGCCGTAAGGCAAAAGAGCTGAACGAGCTTGAATATGTAGACGGTAAAATTTATGCAAACGTATACCAGACCAACACCATTGTGGTTGTTGACCCTGAAACCGGCAGCGTACTGGGAATGCTGGACATGAAAGACCTGCTGAACAAAATAACCAAGTCTCCGGAAACGGATGTGCTTAACGGTATTGCCTACAACCCTAAAACAAAGACATTTTTTATAACAGGCAAACTGTGGGATAAGATGTTTGAAATAAGAATTAAGGAATAG
- a CDS encoding SDR family oxidoreductase produces the protein MSKVIFITGGSSGIGKSIGEFLQDKGYTVFGTSRNPEKIKDSKFPLVAMDVRSAESISMAVAQVIAKAGTIDVLVNNAGVGITGPVEEIPTAEMRNHFEVNFFGPIEVMKAVLPQMRIQKSGLIINITSIAGYMGLPYRGIYSAAKGALELVTEALRMEVKGHGITITSAAPGDFATNIASGRYHAPVITGSPYEVPYGNTLKELNEHVDGGSNPLEMAEAVYAIMKTPNPNVHYKVGVFMQKFSIVLKRVLPDKMYEKMLMNHYKL, from the coding sequence ATGAGCAAAGTAATTTTTATAACCGGCGGTTCGTCGGGCATTGGTAAATCAATAGGCGAATTTTTGCAGGATAAAGGCTATACCGTTTTTGGCACCAGCCGAAACCCGGAGAAGATAAAAGATTCTAAATTCCCACTGGTAGCTATGGATGTGCGCAGTGCCGAGAGCATTAGCATGGCCGTGGCGCAGGTTATTGCAAAAGCAGGCACTATAGATGTACTGGTAAACAATGCGGGTGTAGGTATTACCGGCCCGGTTGAAGAAATTCCCACAGCAGAAATGCGTAACCATTTTGAGGTAAACTTCTTTGGCCCTATTGAGGTTATGAAGGCAGTATTACCACAAATGCGTATTCAAAAAAGCGGACTAATTATAAATATTACCAGTATTGCGGGCTATATGGGGTTACCTTACAGGGGCATTTATTCTGCTGCCAAAGGGGCTTTGGAGTTAGTTACCGAGGCATTACGCATGGAGGTTAAAGGTCACGGTATTACTATAACCAGTGCAGCACCCGGCGATTTTGCGACCAATATTGCTTCGGGGCGTTATCATGCTCCGGTAATTACAGGATCTCCTTATGAGGTGCCTTATGGCAATACTCTAAAAGAACTTAATGAGCACGTAGACGGCGGTAGCAACCCGCTGGAAATGGCTGAGGCCGTGTATGCCATAATGAAAACCCCTAACCCTAATGTACACTACAAAGTAGGCGTTTTTATGCAAAAATTCTCGATAGTGCTTAAAAGGGTACTGCCGGACAAAATGTATGAAAAAATGCTTATGAACCATTATAAATTGTAA
- a CDS encoding glycoside hydrolase family 97 protein translates to MNFNPNQKRFFIALAVLFVQVVAVAQTVTSPDKNLSLDFKLQEGGIPVYTLTYKGKPVVKTSRLGIDTKDVAPFTDGFTIKDSQQSTVDLNWEPVMGEQKTIRNNYNELLVTLAQPKNNNRYIRLRFRVFNDGLGFRYEFPKQNDLSYFVVKEEVTEFQLAGDHKIFWIPGDYDTNEYPYTTSKISEIPGLQKKATVEISAQMPIANPSVQTPSMMKSADGLYINIHEAALINYPAMSLNVDAAKQKFSVHLTPDAVGNKGYMQTDAQTPWRTIVVSDKATDILASKLILNLNEPTKYKDVSFIKPVKYIGVWWEYFVAGRSTWAYGKENNVKLTDDFSKLTPNGKHGATTARVKEYIDFAAKNGFDGVLVEGWNVGWEDWIGHWKEEVFDFVTPYPDFDVKELKRYAESKGVKIIMHHETSGSATNYERRLDRAFQFMKDNGYTAVKTGYVGSIIPRGEHHDSQWMVNHYIHVAERAADYGIMVNSHEAVRPTGLNRTYPNWIAQESARGTEFEAMGGLNPEHTTILPFTRLMGGPMDFTPGIFQLDLGFYGTGSKQHVNTTLAKQLAYYVTMYSPLQMAADLPSNYERFPDAFQFIKDVAVDWDNTWVIEAEPGDYITIARKAKAKDEWFVGSVADENSRTATIDFSFLPKGKKYTAKVYADAPDAAWNGKQQNYTIKEVTVTSKTKLKQYVAPGGGFAISVK, encoded by the coding sequence ATGAATTTCAACCCAAATCAAAAACGTTTTTTTATAGCCCTTGCCGTGTTGTTTGTACAGGTAGTGGCAGTAGCCCAAACCGTTACATCTCCGGATAAGAACCTGTCGCTTGATTTTAAGCTGCAGGAAGGTGGCATTCCCGTGTACACCCTTACCTATAAAGGCAAACCGGTAGTAAAAACCAGCCGCCTGGGTATTGATACTAAAGATGTAGCCCCGTTTACAGATGGTTTTACTATTAAAGACAGCCAGCAAAGCACGGTAGACCTTAACTGGGAACCTGTAATGGGCGAGCAAAAAACCATTCGCAACAATTATAATGAGTTACTGGTTACACTGGCACAGCCAAAAAACAACAATCGCTACATCAGGCTACGCTTCAGGGTGTTTAACGACGGGCTTGGTTTCAGGTATGAATTTCCTAAGCAAAACGACCTGAGCTACTTTGTGGTAAAAGAAGAGGTAACGGAGTTTCAGCTTGCCGGTGACCATAAAATTTTCTGGATCCCGGGCGACTATGATACTAACGAGTATCCGTACACCACCTCTAAGATATCTGAAATACCGGGTCTTCAAAAAAAGGCTACAGTAGAGATCAGTGCGCAGATGCCTATTGCCAATCCATCGGTGCAAACGCCAAGTATGATGAAATCGGCAGACGGGCTGTACATCAACATTCACGAAGCGGCACTTATCAACTATCCGGCAATGAGCCTTAATGTAGATGCTGCCAAACAGAAATTTAGCGTACACCTTACCCCGGATGCCGTAGGCAATAAAGGCTATATGCAAACCGATGCGCAAACACCTTGGCGTACTATAGTAGTAAGCGACAAGGCTACTGATATTTTAGCGTCAAAACTAATACTTAACCTTAACGAGCCTACAAAATACAAAGATGTAAGCTTTATTAAGCCTGTAAAATACATAGGCGTTTGGTGGGAATACTTTGTAGCAGGCCGCAGCACCTGGGCATACGGAAAAGAAAACAACGTAAAACTTACGGATGATTTCAGCAAGCTGACACCAAACGGCAAACACGGTGCTACTACCGCACGCGTTAAAGAGTATATTGACTTTGCTGCTAAAAACGGCTTTGACGGCGTACTTGTAGAAGGCTGGAACGTAGGCTGGGAAGACTGGATAGGCCACTGGAAAGAAGAAGTTTTTGACTTTGTAACCCCGTATCCAGATTTTGATGTAAAAGAGCTTAAACGCTATGCCGAATCAAAAGGTGTTAAGATTATTATGCACCATGAAACATCAGGATCTGCTACAAACTATGAGCGCAGGTTAGACAGGGCATTCCAGTTTATGAAAGACAATGGCTATACCGCTGTTAAAACAGGATATGTGGGTTCTATAATTCCGCGCGGCGAACACCACGACAGCCAGTGGATGGTTAACCATTACATTCACGTAGCAGAACGTGCTGCTGATTATGGTATTATGGTAAACAGCCACGAAGCAGTGCGCCCTACAGGGCTTAACCGCACCTACCCTAACTGGATAGCGCAGGAAAGTGCACGCGGTACTGAGTTTGAAGCAATGGGTGGGCTAAATCCTGAGCATACTACCATACTGCCATTTACACGCCTTATGGGCGGCCCTATGGATTTTACACCGGGTATCTTTCAGCTTGACCTGGGCTTTTACGGTACAGGCAGCAAACAACATGTAAACACTACGCTTGCCAAGCAGCTTGCCTATTATGTAACCATGTACAGCCCACTGCAAATGGCTGCCGACCTACCCTCTAACTATGAGCGTTTTCCCGATGCGTTCCAGTTTATTAAAGATGTAGCGGTAGACTGGGATAATACCTGGGTAATTGAGGCAGAGCCGGGCGATTACATTACCATTGCCCGTAAGGCAAAAGCCAAGGACGAATGGTTTGTAGGCAGTGTTGCTGACGAGAACAGCCGTACAGCAACCATCGACTTCAGCTTTTTGCCAAAAGGTAAAAAATATACGGCTAAAGTATATGCCGATGCCCCTGATGCTGCCTGGAATGGCAAGCAACAAAACTATACTATTAAAGAAGTAACCGTAACTTCTAAAACAAAACTTAAGCAATATGTTGCCCCGGGTGGTGGCTTTGCAATCAGTGTGAAATAA
- a CDS encoding TetR family transcriptional regulator yields the protein MTDFNDKQIEILHVAEKLFAEDGFDGASIRNIAKEANVNIAMISYYFGSKEKLLETLIIYRTSGMKMQLENISREDLSPTEKVDRLIDLYISRINKNKCMYQIMHFELSTKKRILNMDSFMEIKAQNSEIFNKIIEDGQDKGIFRKNINITLIPTTILGTLTHFHTNRFYFEKTMNLDTDEKFESYVENELTHHIKQTIKALLAHEN from the coding sequence ATGACTGATTTTAATGATAAGCAAATCGAGATCCTGCACGTGGCAGAGAAGCTGTTTGCAGAGGATGGTTTTGATGGTGCTTCCATACGCAACATTGCAAAGGAAGCCAATGTGAATATCGCGATGATATCTTACTATTTCGGGTCGAAAGAAAAGCTACTTGAAACGCTCATCATCTATCGCACATCGGGCATGAAGATGCAGCTTGAAAACATATCAAGAGAAGACCTCTCCCCTACCGAAAAAGTAGACCGCCTTATTGATCTTTACATATCGCGCATCAATAAAAATAAATGCATGTACCAGATCATGCACTTTGAACTTTCAACAAAAAAGAGGATCCTGAACATGGACTCTTTTATGGAGATCAAAGCACAAAACTCAGAGATCTTTAACAAGATTATTGAAGACGGACAGGACAAGGGAATTTTTAGAAAGAACATTAACATTACCCTTATCCCTACCACCATACTGGGAACGCTTACACACTTTCATACAAACAGGTTTTATTTTGAAAAAACGATGAACCTGGATACCGATGAAAAGTTTGAAAGCTATGTAGAGAATGAATTAACACATCATATTAAACAAACAATTAAAGCGCTTTTAGCACATGAAAATTAA
- the cysK gene encoding cysteine synthase A, with protein sequence MKAESILQTIGNTPHVKLNKLFPNQNVWVKLERTNPGNSIKDRIALAMIEDAEAKGLLNKDSVIIEPTSGNTGIGLALVAAVKRYRIILVMPESMSVERRKLMSIYGAEFELTPREKGMKGAIEKAAELTAATPNAWSPSQFDNRANVEIHKKTTAQEIIADFPEGVDYLITGVGTGGHITGVGEVLKEKWPSLKVYAVEPELSPVLSGGAPGPHPIQGIGAGFVPSIYNSSVIDGVIQVSKDEAFDYAQRAAKEEGILGGISSGASLAAVNKKLAEIPEGATILTFNYDTGERYLSVEGLF encoded by the coding sequence ATGAAAGCAGAAAGCATTTTACAAACTATAGGCAACACGCCGCACGTAAAACTGAACAAGTTATTCCCTAACCAAAATGTATGGGTAAAGCTGGAACGCACCAACCCCGGCAACAGCATTAAAGACCGTATTGCACTCGCCATGATAGAGGATGCGGAGGCAAAAGGCCTGCTGAATAAAGACAGCGTTATAATAGAACCCACATCGGGCAATACAGGTATTGGCCTGGCGCTGGTAGCTGCCGTAAAAAGGTACCGGATTATACTGGTAATGCCGGAAAGTATGAGTGTGGAACGTCGCAAACTGATGTCTATATATGGTGCGGAATTTGAACTTACGCCCCGCGAAAAGGGTATGAAAGGTGCTATTGAAAAAGCTGCCGAACTTACTGCTGCCACACCCAATGCGTGGTCGCCAAGCCAGTTTGATAATAGGGCAAACGTGGAGATCCATAAAAAAACTACCGCACAGGAAATCATTGCCGACTTTCCTGAAGGTGTCGACTACCTTATTACCGGCGTAGGTACAGGAGGGCATATAACGGGCGTAGGTGAGGTTTTAAAAGAAAAATGGCCCAGCCTTAAGGTTTATGCTGTAGAGCCGGAATTATCGCCTGTATTGAGTGGTGGTGCTCCGGGGCCGCACCCTATTCAGGGTATAGGCGCAGGTTTTGTGCCCTCTATTTACAACAGTAGTGTAATTGATGGCGTAATACAAGTTAGTAAAGACGAAGCTTTTGACTATGCACAACGAGCAGCAAAAGAAGAAGGTATACTGGGAGGAATATCGAGTGGTGCATCATTAGCAGCCGTAAATAAAAAGCTGGCAGAAATACCCGAAGGTGCTACCATTCTTACTTTTAACTACGATACAGGCGAAAGGTATCTTTCTGTAGAAGGACTTTTTTAA
- the epsC gene encoding serine O-acetyltransferase EpsC: MKHPIYTANYLKSGVLPDKHVVEQWIEGLFEWLFCIGPQFADYAYFLDQEERLTATLKQLLLLADIEENNVGYYISELNDKAILIHEELEDDLKAIFRFDPAAKSRSEVLVSYPGFFAISVYRIAHELWQMKVPLLPRMLSEYVHGKTGIDIHPGAQIGQRFFIDHGTGIVVGETSIIGNDVKIYQGVTLGALSVSKAEADKKRHPTIGSDVTIYANATILGGDTFIGHGSVIGGNVWITHSIPDNSLVYHKSEVSIRTKEVFPEPLNFVI; this comes from the coding sequence ATGAAACATCCTATATATACCGCCAACTACCTGAAATCCGGAGTCTTGCCCGATAAGCATGTTGTAGAGCAATGGATAGAAGGCCTCTTTGAATGGCTCTTTTGCATTGGCCCGCAGTTTGCAGACTATGCGTACTTTCTGGATCAGGAAGAGCGGCTTACTGCTACCCTGAAACAACTACTTTTATTAGCCGATATTGAAGAAAATAATGTAGGCTATTATATCTCAGAGTTAAATGATAAGGCTATTTTAATTCATGAGGAACTTGAAGATGACCTCAAAGCCATTTTCAGGTTCGATCCTGCGGCTAAATCACGTTCTGAAGTACTGGTTTCCTACCCCGGTTTCTTTGCTATTTCTGTATATCGCATAGCGCATGAACTGTGGCAAATGAAGGTACCTTTACTACCCCGTATGCTGAGCGAATATGTGCATGGAAAAACGGGAATTGACATCCATCCGGGAGCACAAATAGGGCAGCGTTTTTTTATAGATCACGGTACAGGAATTGTTGTTGGCGAGACCTCGATAATAGGCAACGATGTGAAAATTTACCAGGGTGTAACGCTCGGTGCTTTGAGTGTAAGTAAGGCCGAAGCCGACAAAAAAAGGCACCCCACCATAGGCAGTGATGTAACCATTTATGCCAACGCAACCATACTGGGCGGCGACACTTTTATAGGCCACGGAAGTGTGATTGGGGGCAACGTATGGATAACGCATTCTATACCCGATAACTCTCTTGTATACCATAAAAGCGAGGTAAGTATACGCACTAAAGAGGTGTTTCCTGAGCCGCTAAATTTTGTAATTTAA